A section of the Bacillus sp. V2I10 genome encodes:
- a CDS encoding MFS transporter, with amino-acid sequence MSGALSWPFLRLYLLVLLYFSANSILNVLIPLQGESLGASNTTIGLIMGAYLFTTMFFRPWAGHIIQKHGPIKVLRILLIINGFALILYTFTGLGGYLVARMLQGVSTAFFSMALQIGIIDALPEKDRSQGISLYSLFSYIPGIIGPLLALGIWQGGMDYFTIVMIAIALFTGVVGYSAKMEKRKDQPVTNSMEQGVSMFKSFGQLIKNPYLFKCSVLMLVSSVVFGAITTFIPLYAMQLKSGNAGIYLMLQAGTVVFARFALRKKIPSDGKWHPFFIMGTMFLLALAAQCVSFATTGGAVFFYAGAMLMGIAQALIYPTLTTYLSFVLPQMNRNVLLGLFIAMADLGVSLGGVIMGPMADIFSYSSMYIICAILGTAMIIFAYDRRKIFVG; translated from the coding sequence GTGAGTGGAGCGCTGTCTTGGCCCTTTCTGCGTTTGTATCTGTTGGTTCTTCTATATTTTAGTGCCAACTCGATACTAAATGTTCTTATCCCTTTACAAGGGGAATCATTAGGAGCCAGCAATACAACTATTGGCTTGATCATGGGGGCATATTTGTTTACAACCATGTTTTTTCGACCATGGGCAGGTCATATTATTCAAAAACATGGACCGATAAAAGTGTTACGCATTCTTCTTATTATTAATGGGTTTGCTTTAATCCTATATACGTTTACTGGATTAGGGGGCTATTTAGTTGCCCGTATGTTACAAGGTGTTTCAACAGCTTTCTTTTCGATGGCATTACAAATAGGTATTATTGATGCACTGCCAGAGAAGGACCGTTCTCAGGGCATTTCACTTTATTCTTTATTCTCTTATATACCAGGTATAATTGGCCCCCTACTGGCATTAGGCATTTGGCAAGGCGGGATGGATTATTTCACAATCGTGATGATAGCAATTGCTCTGTTTACAGGAGTAGTTGGCTATAGTGCCAAAATGGAAAAAAGAAAGGATCAACCTGTTACAAATAGTATGGAACAGGGAGTAAGTATGTTTAAGTCATTTGGTCAGTTAATAAAAAATCCGTATTTGTTTAAATGCAGCGTTTTGATGTTAGTTTCTTCCGTTGTATTTGGGGCTATTACTACTTTTATACCGCTGTACGCAATGCAATTGAAAAGCGGCAATGCCGGAATTTATCTGATGCTTCAGGCCGGTACTGTTGTCTTTGCACGTTTTGCTTTAAGAAAAAAAATTCCTTCAGATGGAAAATGGCATCCATTTTTTATCATGGGGACTATGTTTCTTTTAGCATTAGCCGCGCAATGTGTAAGCTTTGCTACAACGGGTGGAGCTGTATTTTTCTATGCTGGTGCAATGTTAATGGGGATCGCACAGGCACTCATTTATCCAACATTAACAACGTATTTAAGCTTTGTCTTGCCGCAGATGAACCGCAATGTGTTACTAGGTTTATTTATTGCTATGGCTGATTTAGGTGTTTCGCTAGGAGGTGTCATTATGGGGCCTATGGCTGATATTTTCTCATACTCATCTATGTATATTATTTGTGCGATCTTAGGTACGGCGATGATTATTTTTGCCTATGATCGACGAAAAATATTTGTTGGGTAA
- a CDS encoding ABC transporter ATP-binding protein — translation MLKVDGVEKSYKKGGLFSSERQNVLKNVSFECKKGECLGIIGESGSGKSTLGRLILGIEKPDCGNVLFEGKDVENREVRLGNISAVFQDYKSSINPFFTVEEAIMEPLKMKNKVTKENENKIDHLLHQVGLNPSYRKRYPNELSGGEVQRVCIARAISTEPRCILLDEAISSLDVSVQTQVLELLKELKKIYNMSYVFITHDIQAAAFICERVIIFRDGQIEETVQIEQLKDVQSEYARKLLQALITF, via the coding sequence TTGCTAAAGGTTGATGGTGTTGAGAAGTCCTATAAAAAAGGTGGATTGTTTTCTTCAGAAAGACAGAACGTTTTAAAGAATGTTAGTTTTGAATGTAAGAAAGGGGAATGTCTCGGTATTATCGGAGAAAGCGGAAGTGGAAAATCAACATTAGGGCGTTTGATACTAGGAATTGAAAAGCCTGATTGTGGAAACGTTCTGTTTGAGGGAAAGGATGTAGAAAATAGAGAAGTGCGATTAGGTAATATCAGCGCTGTTTTTCAAGACTATAAATCTTCCATTAATCCATTCTTCACTGTTGAAGAAGCCATTATGGAGCCATTGAAAATGAAAAATAAGGTAACAAAAGAAAATGAAAATAAGATTGATCATCTATTACATCAAGTTGGTTTAAATCCATCTTATAGAAAAAGATATCCTAATGAGTTATCAGGAGGAGAGGTTCAGAGGGTGTGTATTGCAAGAGCCATTTCTACAGAACCTAGATGTATTTTATTGGATGAAGCCATCAGTTCTTTAGATGTTTCTGTTCAAACACAGGTCCTTGAATTATTAAAAGAATTAAAAAAAATCTACAACATGAGTTATGTTTTTATAACCCATGACATACAGGCGGCTGCTTTTATTTGTGAAAGAGTCATTATTTTTAGAGATGGTCAAATTGAAGAAACGGTACAAATCGAACAATTAAAGGACGTTCAGTCAGAGTACGCAAGGAAATTATTACAGGCGTTAATAACGTTTTAA
- a CDS encoding ABC transporter ATP-binding protein, with the protein MNILEVKNLKIWDVHTGKKIIHNSSFNVKKGSCLSIVGESGSGKSVTCRSIMRLNRFSLRQSGDILFKGENLTKISEKEMRKKRGRNLCMILQNGMSAFDPSCVIGVHLKETLDEHFDWSKKEMEVKMKDAMESVMLKNPVEIMNKYPHQLSGGMLQRIMIALAIVLEPDIIIADEPTTALDTISQFEVIEQFIKLRERMGCSMIFISHDLGVVRKIADEVLVMKDGVIIERGSTQVIFSEPEHDYTKYLVSTRLALSNNFKKLMEGGAIVAKG; encoded by the coding sequence ATAAATATATTAGAAGTTAAAAACCTAAAGATATGGGATGTTCATACGGGTAAGAAGATAATCCATAATAGTTCATTCAATGTAAAGAAAGGAAGCTGCCTTTCAATAGTTGGAGAAAGCGGAAGCGGTAAGTCAGTTACTTGCAGGTCAATCATGAGATTAAATAGGTTCTCGCTTCGCCAATCAGGGGATATTTTGTTTAAAGGAGAGAACTTAACAAAAATTTCCGAAAAGGAGATGAGAAAGAAAAGGGGACGAAACCTTTGCATGATTTTACAAAATGGGATGAGTGCATTTGACCCTTCTTGTGTGATTGGTGTTCATTTAAAGGAAACACTTGATGAACATTTCGACTGGAGTAAAAAAGAAATGGAAGTAAAAATGAAAGATGCCATGGAGAGTGTCATGCTGAAAAATCCGGTAGAGATTATGAACAAATATCCACATCAGCTATCTGGAGGAATGTTGCAGCGAATTATGATTGCGCTAGCAATCGTCTTAGAGCCTGACATTATTATCGCTGATGAACCGACAACAGCGCTTGATACTATTTCGCAATTCGAGGTCATTGAACAGTTTATCAAGTTGCGAGAAAGAATGGGCTGTTCGATGATTTTTATTTCACACGATTTAGGAGTTGTAAGAAAAATTGCGGATGAAGTATTAGTAATGAAGGATGGAGTAATTATCGAGAGAGGGAGTACACAAGTCATTTTTTCAGAACCGGAACATGACTACACGAAATATTTAGTGTCTACTAGACTAGCCCTGAGTAATAACTTTAAGAAATTAATGGAGGGAGGAGCTATAGTTGCTAAAGGTTGA
- the opp1C gene encoding nickel/cobalt ABC transporter permease encodes MRIMQNLSKDKLGTISLFVIFVTIVIGLFAPIFAPHDPNKVNMSLRYATSSWEYLLGNDHLGRCILSRLIYGIRPSILWVLVALFISVLIGAVLGFLAGYFRGKIDASIMRMCDIMLSFPGYVMALAIIGILGVGLENILIAFILIKWAWFARIIRTSVMQYAELDYVKFSKASGLSDIKIIYKHIVPVTFSDIAVISSSSIGSMILQISGFSFLGLGIQAPNAEWGMMLNEAREVMFTRPELMLAPGLAIIVVVSAFNFLSDALQVALDPKLVNCKNKHNMPLSKMKIQEQEVEIK; translated from the coding sequence ATGAGAATCATGCAAAATTTAAGTAAAGATAAGCTAGGTACTATATCTCTATTCGTCATTTTTGTAACAATAGTCATTGGGCTATTTGCTCCTATATTTGCCCCACATGATCCTAACAAAGTAAATATGAGCCTTCGGTATGCAACCTCTTCGTGGGAATACCTATTAGGTAATGATCACCTTGGTCGATGTATCTTATCGAGATTAATTTATGGGATTCGCCCTAGCATTTTATGGGTGCTAGTCGCCTTATTCATATCTGTTTTGATTGGGGCTGTATTAGGCTTTCTAGCAGGCTACTTTAGAGGGAAAATAGATGCCTCTATTATGAGAATGTGTGACATCATGCTTTCATTTCCGGGATACGTTATGGCGTTGGCGATTATTGGTATTTTGGGCGTGGGTCTTGAAAATATATTGATTGCATTTATTTTGATTAAATGGGCTTGGTTTGCTCGTATCATCAGAACTTCTGTTATGCAGTATGCGGAATTAGACTATGTAAAATTCTCAAAAGCATCTGGTTTAAGTGATATAAAAATTATTTATAAGCACATTGTGCCTGTTACATTTTCTGATATCGCCGTCATTTCAAGCAGTTCTATTGGTTCGATGATCTTGCAAATTTCAGGGTTTTCATTCCTGGGCTTAGGCATTCAAGCTCCAAATGCTGAATGGGGAATGATGTTAAATGAGGCCAGGGAAGTGATGTTTACAAGACCTGAGTTAATGTTAGCACCCGGTTTAGCCATCATAGTTGTCGTATCAGCTTTTAATTTTTTATCTGATGCCCTTCAAGTTGCTTTAGATCCTAAATTAGTAAACTGCAAAAACAAACACAATATGCCTCTATCTAAAATGAAGATTCAAGAACAAGAGGTGGAGATTAAATGA
- the opp1B gene encoding nickel/cobalt ABC transporter permease, which produces MGSYIIKRLFISIPLLLVISFFTFVLINLSPLDPAEVVLQAQGVPTITDELIAQTKEKFGMDKPFIIRYFEWVIACLQLDFGESYVTGKPVWSLIGPAFLNTFKLTFVSSVVIIVLSILLGVICAMKAGKILDKSVRGFSFFLTAMPSYWLASLMIWYFSVKLDLLPTSGMNSYKSYILPVIVIAISYAGIYFRVVRSSMLSNLNEDYVLYGRACGLTERKITIHILRNSLQVAVSIFCMAIPIILGSTVVIENVFAWPGLGSLSVRAILSRDFPIIQAYVLILAVAFVLFNTISDIINAAMDPKLRNEL; this is translated from the coding sequence ATGGGAAGTTACATTATTAAAAGGCTATTCATTTCAATCCCTTTGCTTCTGGTCATTTCATTTTTTACGTTTGTGTTAATTAATCTTTCTCCCTTAGATCCAGCCGAAGTGGTATTGCAAGCACAAGGTGTTCCAACTATAACTGATGAATTAATTGCTCAAACGAAAGAGAAATTTGGAATGGATAAACCATTTATCATACGATACTTTGAGTGGGTTATTGCCTGCTTACAGTTGGACTTTGGGGAATCATATGTAACAGGAAAACCAGTTTGGTCATTAATAGGTCCAGCATTTCTGAATACGTTCAAGTTAACGTTCGTTTCATCTGTTGTCATTATTGTTTTATCCATACTATTAGGTGTTATTTGTGCGATGAAAGCAGGAAAAATATTGGATAAGTCAGTAAGAGGATTTTCATTTTTCCTAACGGCGATGCCGTCATACTGGCTGGCATCTCTGATGATTTGGTATTTCTCTGTTAAATTGGATTTGTTGCCAACAAGCGGTATGAATTCCTATAAGAGTTACATTCTACCGGTTATCGTCATCGCGATAAGTTATGCAGGCATTTATTTTAGGGTCGTTAGAAGTTCAATGTTAAGCAATTTAAATGAAGACTATGTACTTTATGGAAGGGCATGTGGCTTAACAGAGAGGAAAATCACCATTCATATCTTAAGAAATTCATTGCAAGTTGCCGTTTCGATTTTTTGTATGGCTATACCCATTATATTGGGAAGTACAGTCGTGATAGAAAACGTTTTTGCTTGGCCAGGGTTAGGAAGTCTAAGTGTTAGAGCGATACTAAGCAGAGATTTCCCTATTATCCAAGCGTATGTTCTTATATTAGCAGTAGCCTTTGTCTTGTTTAATACGATTTCTGACATAATAAATGCTGCGATGGATCCTAAATTAAGGAATGAACTCTAA
- the nikA gene encoding nickel ABC transporter substrate-binding protein, with translation MFSKRYKLAVLVFLVLTILVACSATSEKSNGKKKDGDAANSENELVYASAKDINDMNPHLYPGSMPAQGMVYESLVENTEEGIKPLLAESWEVSEDGKVYTFHLREDVKFHDGEPFNAEAVKKNIEAVQNNPEKHFWIKLSTKIESCNVVDEYTVELVLSEAYYPTLVELSMTRPYVFLSPKNFIDGETKDGVNGYNGTGPYVLTDHKTDEFATFEANENYWGGSPKIKKITSKVLPAGETTFLALQKMEVNFAFTDDRGADSLDVEAMNQLVESGDYQFVKSEPMNTKMIVANSSQSDNPVSEKAVREAIWYSIDRKTISKDILNGTETVADKLFSSNVNYADVDLKKRGYDLEKAKEILEEAGWELGNGAEVRTKDGKKLAMNLYYDSNSSSQKTQAEFIQNSLKETGIQLEIIGEESTSIANRRSTGDYDLLFNQTWGLAYDPQSTISAFTSEASYLHTTSGIAKADELYKKIDEVMVSTDEETRKSLYADILTIVHDEAVFIPISNGSVTVVAPKRLNDISFKQTQFELPFEQMNFK, from the coding sequence TTGTTTAGTAAAAGATATAAATTAGCAGTTCTCGTTTTTTTGGTTTTAACTATTCTAGTTGCCTGCTCTGCAACTTCGGAAAAGTCTAATGGTAAGAAAAAGGATGGTGATGCAGCTAATAGTGAAAACGAATTAGTTTATGCATCAGCCAAAGATATTAACGATATGAATCCTCATTTGTACCCAGGTTCAATGCCAGCTCAAGGAATGGTGTATGAATCATTAGTTGAAAATACGGAAGAGGGGATTAAGCCTTTACTTGCCGAGTCCTGGGAAGTTTCAGAAGATGGAAAAGTATACACGTTTCATTTAAGGGAAGATGTGAAATTCCATGATGGGGAACCATTTAACGCAGAAGCAGTGAAGAAGAATATTGAGGCTGTACAAAATAATCCAGAAAAGCATTTCTGGATTAAGCTATCAACAAAAATAGAGAGTTGTAATGTAGTAGATGAGTATACCGTTGAATTAGTTCTGTCAGAAGCCTATTATCCAACTTTGGTTGAATTGTCTATGACTAGACCTTATGTATTCCTGTCACCCAAAAATTTCATTGACGGGGAAACAAAAGACGGCGTAAATGGCTACAACGGTACAGGACCGTACGTTCTCACTGATCATAAAACGGATGAGTTTGCCACTTTCGAAGCCAATGAAAACTACTGGGGTGGCTCACCTAAAATCAAGAAAATTACTTCTAAAGTTCTTCCAGCAGGGGAAACGACATTTTTAGCCTTGCAAAAAATGGAAGTTAACTTTGCATTTACAGATGATCGAGGTGCAGACAGTCTTGATGTCGAAGCAATGAATCAATTAGTTGAATCTGGTGATTATCAATTTGTTAAAAGTGAACCAATGAATACGAAAATGATCGTAGCTAATAGTAGTCAATCTGATAACCCAGTAAGTGAAAAAGCTGTTCGTGAAGCGATTTGGTACTCTATCGATCGTAAAACAATTAGTAAGGATATTTTAAATGGTACAGAAACAGTAGCCGATAAATTGTTTTCATCTAATGTCAATTATGCAGATGTCGATTTGAAGAAACGAGGCTACGATTTAGAGAAAGCGAAAGAGATATTAGAAGAAGCCGGCTGGGAATTAGGTAATGGTGCTGAAGTTAGAACGAAAGATGGCAAAAAATTAGCAATGAACCTTTATTATGACAGCAATTCTTCTTCCCAAAAAACACAGGCTGAATTTATTCAAAATTCATTAAAAGAGACAGGTATTCAGCTAGAGATTATCGGTGAGGAATCAACTTCAATCGCTAATAGAAGATCAACTGGTGACTATGATTTATTATTCAATCAAACATGGGGTCTGGCGTATGATCCACAAAGTACAATTTCTGCTTTTACTTCTGAGGCTTCTTACTTACATACGACAAGTGGCATTGCGAAAGCAGATGAACTTTACAAAAAAATTGATGAAGTAATGGTGTCCACGGATGAGGAAACACGAAAATCGTTATATGCTGATATTTTGACAATAGTTCATGATGAAGCTGTCTTTATTCCAATATCAAATGGCAGTGTCACTGTAGTTGCTCCCAAAAGGTTAAACGACATTTCCTTTAAGCAAACACAATTTGAGTTACCATTTGAGCAAATGAACTTTAAATAG
- a CDS encoding FbpB family small basic protein, whose translation MGAILRNAVENRKKFIISQLQQLGTDMETEEKLYELCLSDLEREFRHVIEEEKMMRKKNFKELVDENKRSISEDPDLLEEIYTKIDNKRAGSTNIKSQKVDK comes from the coding sequence ATGGGGGCTATCTTGCGAAATGCCGTTGAAAATAGAAAAAAGTTCATCATCAGCCAACTTCAGCAACTTGGAACAGACATGGAGACCGAAGAAAAATTATACGAGCTTTGCCTTAGTGACTTGGAAAGAGAGTTTCGTCATGTCATTGAAGAGGAGAAAATGATGAGAAAGAAAAACTTTAAAGAATTAGTAGATGAAAATAAGCGGTCTATTTCAGAGGATCCTGACTTATTAGAAGAAATTTATACAAAAATAGATAATAAAAGGGCAGGCTCAACAAACATAAAAAGCCAAAAGGTTGATAAATGA
- a CDS encoding GTP-binding protein, with product MKKNVEIYILAGFLGSGKSTLLKNLLMKEKEKGRKVAVLMNELGEYSVDSGIIGSDVTLTELLNGCICCTMKDEVEIQLLMLYQQEQPDVIYIEATGVAHPIEILDACLSPVIAPYVQVKSIINLVDAKRWLDRARLNNQLQKLLAEQVRHGDHILLNKADCVSSVELADIQTEIKELNPRAQLSITTFADVPISTFRTRREVKDDQSREQMHVHHHLHIQTMTYQFQVEIHREAFENWLKAMSPNVFRIKGFLRFKEDSRTHLIQYSYGVPYIFAQSIRFSTNLVLIGDHLDKERLKKELMTLEKDQGILS from the coding sequence ATGAAAAAAAATGTTGAAATTTATATCTTAGCTGGATTTTTAGGTAGTGGGAAATCGACCTTATTGAAAAACTTATTGATGAAAGAGAAAGAGAAAGGCCGTAAAGTCGCTGTATTAATGAATGAACTAGGAGAATACTCGGTTGATTCAGGAATAATCGGGTCGGATGTTACCCTTACGGAGCTTTTAAATGGCTGCATTTGCTGTACGATGAAAGACGAAGTGGAGATTCAGCTTTTGATGTTGTACCAGCAAGAGCAGCCGGATGTTATTTATATTGAAGCTACAGGTGTTGCTCATCCGATCGAAATATTGGACGCATGCTTATCACCTGTCATTGCCCCTTACGTTCAGGTGAAATCCATTATTAATTTAGTCGATGCTAAAAGGTGGCTAGATCGAGCAAGATTAAACAATCAGCTTCAAAAGTTATTAGCGGAACAAGTAAGGCATGGAGACCACATCTTGCTTAATAAAGCAGACTGTGTGTCTTCAGTGGAATTAGCAGACATTCAAACAGAAATAAAAGAATTAAACCCCAGGGCACAGCTATCTATCACCACGTTTGCGGATGTACCAATATCCACTTTCCGAACAAGACGGGAAGTGAAAGACGATCAAAGCAGAGAACAGATGCATGTCCATCATCACCTGCACATCCAAACCATGACCTATCAATTTCAAGTAGAAATACATCGAGAAGCCTTTGAGAATTGGCTTAAAGCCATGTCGCCTAACGTTTTTAGGATAAAAGGATTTCTACGCTTTAAGGAAGACTCTCGTACCCACTTGATTCAATATTCCTATGGAGTTCCATACATATTTGCTCAATCCATTAGGTTTTCGACCAATTTAGTTTTGATTGGAGATCATTTGGATAAGGAAAGGTTAAAAAAGGAATTAATGACCCTTGAAAAGGATCAGGGGATCCTTTCTTAA
- a CDS encoding Fur family transcriptional regulator gives MIPLLLEVCEAILKEKGYKCTPKRLEILSYFLKQRNQLISAKRLTKHLYRTLGNISTDTVYRNLSLFSDLGMMEFTYSDGECLYYLKSDEQSPQHLFICKKCLSAKEISISPMSLIDPSLEGCTVHHHKFEVYGLCPSCL, from the coding sequence ATGATTCCTTTGCTATTGGAGGTATGCGAAGCTATCTTAAAAGAAAAAGGCTACAAATGCACCCCGAAGCGGTTGGAGATTTTATCTTATTTTCTTAAGCAAAGAAATCAGTTGATTTCGGCTAAACGCCTTACCAAACATCTTTACCGGACCTTAGGAAACATTAGTACGGATACCGTTTATCGAAATCTTTCTTTATTTTCTGATTTAGGAATGATGGAGTTCACTTACAGCGATGGAGAATGTCTCTATTATTTAAAAAGCGATGAGCAATCTCCCCAGCACTTGTTTATATGCAAAAAATGTCTATCTGCTAAAGAAATTTCGATATCTCCCATGTCTTTGATAGATCCATCCCTTGAGGGATGTACCGTCCATCATCATAAGTTTGAAGTTTACGGACTATGCCCTTCCTGTTTATAA
- a CDS encoding MBL fold metallo-hydrolase yields MIKELVNWHFQIGTFNLIVLSDGVFPVSKEFFFADTPKKIIEDIPNHFVAPLNFLLVDTGERKMLVDAGFGREYLPTSGQLLERLQEEGIYPEDIDTVIITHGHMDHIGGVSHKGIPVFPKANHIIREEEWNYWMNRPESKEHDKLRPIKNQIVLASSDFEIYPGIRLQHTPGHTIGHLAVSIKSEGKSLFVASDILSYPSALQHLPSHIAAEVSPEIGQQTRTSFLEEAHKHSTLLFVCHYPFPGLGHVEIRDGQWEWVSAVEERR; encoded by the coding sequence ATGATAAAAGAGTTAGTAAACTGGCATTTCCAAATTGGGACATTCAATTTAATCGTATTGTCGGACGGGGTTTTTCCAGTATCTAAGGAATTCTTTTTTGCAGACACACCGAAAAAAATCATTGAAGATATTCCAAATCATTTTGTTGCTCCCCTTAACTTTTTGCTCGTTGATACAGGGGAGAGGAAGATGCTGGTGGACGCTGGTTTCGGGAGGGAGTACCTGCCAACAAGCGGACAATTGCTAGAGCGTCTTCAAGAAGAGGGGATTTATCCAGAGGACATTGACACGGTTATTATCACTCACGGTCACATGGATCATATTGGAGGAGTGTCGCATAAAGGGATTCCGGTTTTTCCCAAGGCCAATCATATTATTAGAGAGGAAGAATGGAACTATTGGATGAACCGGCCTGAATCGAAAGAACATGATAAATTAAGGCCAATTAAAAATCAAATTGTTTTGGCTTCCTCGGATTTTGAAATCTATCCGGGCATCCGTCTTCAGCATACCCCCGGTCATACAATAGGTCATCTGGCCGTCTCTATTAAGTCAGAGGGAAAAAGCTTATTCGTTGCTTCTGATATTCTCAGTTATCCGAGTGCTTTGCAGCACTTACCGTCTCATATTGCGGCCGAGGTATCACCAGAAATAGGGCAACAAACACGTACCTCTTTTCTGGAAGAAGCTCATAAACATTCAACGCTGCTGTTTGTCTGCCACTATCCTTTTCCCGGATTAGGCCATGTTGAAATAAGGGATGGACAGTGGGAGTGGGTTTCCGCAGTAGAGGAGAGGAGATGA
- the sufU gene encoding Fe-S cluster assembly sulfur transfer protein SufU yields MLDNLYRQVIMDHYRNKRNFEELDGNHVRKVHYKNPTCGDVMTLYLDLKEDRVKRAAFIGEGCSISMASASMMTELIENKSLKEIARLRNAFEQLIRNGDVTDEVDLEDSLSLQGVHALKARHNCALMTWQALDKILKDEEDYQIPSIRRGGGR; encoded by the coding sequence ATGCTTGATAACCTGTATCGCCAAGTTATCATGGACCACTACAGGAACAAGAGAAATTTTGAAGAATTGGACGGGAATCATGTTCGAAAAGTTCATTATAAAAACCCTACCTGCGGCGATGTTATGACCCTTTATTTAGATCTTAAAGAGGATCGAGTTAAGAGAGCAGCCTTCATTGGTGAGGGCTGCAGCATTAGTATGGCCTCTGCATCTATGATGACAGAATTGATCGAAAATAAGTCTTTAAAAGAAATTGCAAGACTTAGGAACGCATTTGAGCAGCTCATCCGCAATGGGGATGTGACAGATGAAGTAGATTTAGAAGATAGTTTATCACTGCAAGGAGTCCATGCACTTAAAGCACGGCATAACTGTGCATTGATGACGTGGCAAGCACTCGATAAAATTCTAAAGGATGAAGAGGACTATCAAATTCCTTCAATTAGGAGAGGGGGAGGGAGATGA
- a CDS encoding GTP-binding protein, with translation MLSSKKIPVTILTGYLGAGKTTLLNRILTEKHNQKVAVIVNEYGEVGIDNQLVVDSDEEILEMNNGCICCTVRGDLIRILRTLVFSMDQGKVKFDRILIETTGLADPAPVAQTFFMDDMLSEKFEVDSIVTVVDSKHVTIHLDDHDEAQEQIAFADVIILNKKDLVSKEDLNILEQRISSINPAAKRIHAQNCQIHLKDILGINTFDVSRKLEIDPHFLEDHHHHHHNDTVSSIAFQEEKPLDMAKVDHWMSYLVREKGQDLLRYKGILHVKGMEQRIVFQGLHMLFSGHPDRKWKETEPKLSQLVFIGKDLDKGELERQFKNCIAN, from the coding sequence ATGCTGTCTTCGAAAAAAATACCGGTGACGATTTTGACAGGCTATTTAGGAGCCGGGAAAACAACTCTTTTAAACAGAATATTGACCGAGAAACATAACCAAAAAGTTGCAGTCATTGTCAATGAGTATGGAGAAGTTGGGATAGATAATCAGCTCGTTGTTGATTCTGATGAAGAAATCTTAGAGATGAACAATGGATGTATTTGTTGCACCGTTCGCGGAGATTTAATTCGCATTCTGCGTACTCTTGTTTTTTCTATGGATCAAGGAAAAGTGAAATTTGATCGAATATTAATTGAAACAACAGGCCTTGCTGATCCTGCACCAGTCGCCCAGACCTTTTTTATGGACGACATGTTATCTGAAAAATTTGAAGTAGACAGTATTGTCACAGTGGTCGATAGCAAACATGTCACTATACACTTAGATGATCATGATGAAGCACAGGAGCAAATTGCTTTCGCAGATGTGATCATTCTAAATAAAAAAGACTTAGTATCTAAAGAGGATCTGAATATTCTAGAACAAAGAATATCTAGCATCAATCCAGCTGCGAAAAGAATACATGCTCAAAACTGCCAAATTCATTTGAAAGATATTCTTGGTATTAATACGTTTGATGTCAGTCGAAAGCTTGAAATTGACCCGCATTTTTTGGAAGACCATCACCACCATCACCACAATGATACGGTATCATCCATCGCTTTTCAGGAAGAAAAACCTCTTGATATGGCAAAGGTAGATCACTGGATGAGCTACCTTGTTCGTGAAAAAGGGCAGGACTTACTGCGGTATAAGGGCATTCTTCATGTGAAAGGAATGGAACAGCGAATTGTCTTTCAAGGACTACATATGTTGTTTTCAGGACATCCGGATCGAAAATGGAAAGAAACAGAACCAAAATTAAGTCAGCTTGTTTTCATTGGAAAGGATCTGGACAAAGGAGAGCTGGAACGACAGTTTAAAAATTGCATAGCAAACTAA
- a CDS encoding ferredoxin — translation MATWDLTNTKHHLMLCNGSSCNKAGAEELTQVIRKEISDRDLDEVIHTTRTRCNGRCHDKCVVIDYPSGTWYMDLQPQEASCFVDSLLEGEVYKEKVSHVFNGSGFDRSPHAVKGVQKEKENVIRVSK, via the coding sequence ATGGCTACATGGGATTTAACGAACACAAAACATCATTTGATGCTTTGCAACGGAAGCAGCTGTAATAAAGCCGGAGCAGAAGAATTAACCCAAGTCATCCGAAAAGAGATTTCGGACCGAGACTTGGATGAGGTCATTCACACGACTCGGACACGATGCAATGGACGATGTCATGATAAGTGTGTGGTCATCGATTATCCATCGGGAACCTGGTATATGGACTTACAGCCGCAAGAGGCCTCTTGTTTTGTCGACTCTCTTCTTGAAGGAGAGGTATATAAGGAAAAGGTAAGCCATGTCTTTAATGGGAGCGGTTTTGACCGATCTCCTCATGCTGTAAAAGGAGTTCAAAAGGAAAAGGAAAACGTCATTAGAGTCTCAAAATAA